Proteins found in one Solitalea lacus genomic segment:
- a CDS encoding glycoside hydrolase family 38 C-terminal domain-containing protein: MKKIKLVFLLMLMLPLLLKAQISAVDAGKGSANNTVTDIVIAFKMHVDIGYTDWAEGVLQKYSGPMLEKTLDYIDQTASLPKQERFVWTIPAWPLQYMLDNCSPRNKVRLEKAIKEQRIVSHALPFTVETESSDMENLVRGLSIGDNLNRRLGLKPARDAKFTDVPEHSWVIPTLLKNAGVDILHIGCNSGSASPDVPTLFWWQGPDGSKLLTFYWAQYYGSGILPPKDWPHKTWLAMIHTHENTGAPDPKEVAALLKEAREKMPNARIHIGRIADFYDLLMKEKPQLPTIKGDMPDTWIHGFMSMPEEVKTNKKFQRETYVTEQLNTHMNFWKGKDVSIDRYVNAAAENMLLFDEHTFGGALSHGHQLFWKYGDDFKINKAEGNYYFLEKSWEEKSAYTRKAEKMIWPIKRNLLFELTKSVKEKTSHVTVYNPLPWTRNGRVSLFQSYYENPSHQVPPIKAVKDMETGKVIPVYQDHNLLSFDATEIPAGGYKTFVAMENAEEMSSTLSVNEQKNVLENKFFKITINPSTGTLLSVLDKQNKRELIDAKSNYAFGEYVYQQLGQEQVETYNTSYAKPSSLVWSGQEFIRLKGQLPNQTALRTSGKCNKIEWLNNNSIIRATAMCQLNDSSAQQYLVSYTLYENQPYIEITIGLDGKKGIPNPEAGWIAFPFALDKPEYRLLRTGGIVDPQRDLVNNTNHDFYFLNTSMAMYDQKGGIGLNCPNTPGISIDQPGIGVYSKTKALTTGTVLSNLYNNVWGTNFTEWVEGSHAAKFYIWSYKNYDAESALVTPAEETRTPLSAAFYAPSGNAYAYNYATTGELPNMQRGLELDRKGVLVTSFNKKGNSAVIRFWEQAGSPGKCTVKLPGNTSYKKAYLCNLRGDQLDEKGISILNNAFSFEVGANQPLTFMLK, translated from the coding sequence GCCCATGCTTGAAAAAACGTTAGACTATATTGATCAAACCGCTTCGTTGCCAAAACAAGAACGGTTTGTGTGGACGATTCCCGCCTGGCCACTCCAGTACATGCTCGATAATTGTTCTCCCCGTAACAAAGTGCGACTGGAAAAGGCGATTAAAGAACAAAGGATAGTTTCTCATGCCCTGCCATTTACAGTAGAAACGGAATCGAGCGACATGGAAAATCTTGTGCGTGGGCTTTCAATTGGCGATAACCTTAATCGTCGTTTGGGTTTAAAACCTGCCCGCGATGCCAAGTTTACTGATGTGCCTGAGCATTCCTGGGTTATCCCCACCTTGCTAAAAAACGCTGGTGTCGATATTTTACATATTGGCTGTAATTCAGGTTCCGCATCGCCTGATGTACCTACCTTGTTTTGGTGGCAAGGGCCTGATGGTTCAAAATTACTTACCTTTTATTGGGCACAATATTATGGATCAGGAATTTTACCGCCGAAAGACTGGCCTCACAAAACCTGGCTGGCCATGATTCATACGCACGAAAATACAGGGGCGCCAGATCCTAAAGAGGTAGCAGCCTTGTTAAAAGAGGCCCGTGAGAAAATGCCTAATGCGCGGATACATATCGGCAGAATCGCTGACTTTTATGATTTGTTGATGAAGGAAAAACCGCAATTGCCAACGATTAAAGGCGATATGCCGGATACCTGGATTCATGGATTTATGTCGATGCCTGAAGAGGTGAAAACGAATAAAAAGTTTCAGCGTGAAACCTATGTGACCGAGCAGTTGAATACTCATATGAATTTTTGGAAGGGGAAAGACGTTTCTATTGATAGGTATGTGAATGCAGCTGCAGAAAACATGTTGCTTTTTGATGAACACACTTTTGGGGGAGCACTGTCACATGGCCATCAACTTTTTTGGAAATATGGTGACGATTTCAAGATTAACAAAGCTGAAGGGAATTATTATTTCCTGGAAAAGTCTTGGGAGGAGAAGTCGGCTTACACACGAAAAGCAGAAAAAATGATCTGGCCTATAAAGCGGAATCTTCTTTTTGAGTTGACCAAATCAGTGAAAGAGAAAACTTCGCATGTAACCGTTTATAACCCTTTGCCATGGACAAGAAACGGTCGCGTAAGTCTATTTCAAAGCTATTATGAAAATCCGTCCCACCAGGTACCGCCCATTAAAGCGGTGAAAGACATGGAAACCGGTAAAGTGATACCTGTTTACCAGGATCACAACTTGCTTTCTTTCGATGCAACCGAAATCCCGGCAGGCGGTTACAAAACTTTTGTTGCGATGGAAAATGCTGAAGAAATGTCATCAACGCTTTCAGTCAATGAGCAAAAAAATGTGTTGGAAAACAAATTCTTCAAAATAACAATCAATCCTTCAACGGGAACTTTGCTTTCAGTTCTTGATAAACAAAACAAGCGCGAATTGATCGATGCTAAAAGCAATTATGCTTTTGGTGAATACGTGTACCAACAACTGGGACAGGAACAAGTGGAGACCTATAACACGAGTTACGCAAAACCTAGCAGCCTTGTATGGTCAGGACAGGAATTTATAAGGTTAAAGGGCCAGTTGCCTAACCAAACTGCCCTAAGGACCTCTGGAAAATGTAATAAAATAGAATGGCTTAATAATAATAGCATCATACGTGCTACGGCCATGTGCCAGTTAAATGACAGCTCTGCACAACAATACCTGGTGAGCTATACATTGTACGAAAACCAACCGTATATCGAAATTACAATTGGGCTGGATGGAAAGAAAGGAATACCTAACCCCGAAGCCGGCTGGATAGCATTCCCATTTGCTTTAGATAAACCTGAATACCGGTTGTTACGTACAGGCGGCATTGTGGATCCCCAAAGGGATCTGGTGAACAATACCAATCACGACTTTTATTTTCTGAACACCTCGATGGCCATGTATGATCAGAAGGGTGGCATTGGCCTGAATTGCCCAAATACACCCGGCATAAGCATAGATCAACCCGGCATTGGCGTGTATTCCAAAACAAAAGCACTTACAACAGGAACCGTACTGTCCAATTTGTACAATAATGTTTGGGGGACCAATTTCACTGAGTGGGTAGAAGGTTCGCATGCGGCTAAGTTTTATATCTGGAGTTATAAAAACTATGATGCCGAATCTGCATTGGTTACACCCGCGGAAGAAACTCGCACGCCATTAAGCGCCGCTTTTTATGCTCCTTCAGGCAATGCCTATGCTTATAATTACGCAACAACAGGTGAACTGCCCAATATGCAAAGGGGACTCGAATTGGATCGTAAAGGTGTGCTGGTAACTTCTTTTAACAAAAAAGGAAATAGCGCAGTTATTCGTTTCTGGGAACAGGCAGGTAGCCCAGGTAAATGCACGGTAAAGCTTCCGGGAAATACCTCATACAAAAAGGCATACTTGTGTAATTTAAGAGGTGATCAACTGGATGAAAAGGGGATCTCAATTCTTAATAATGCTTTTTCATTTGAGGTCGGCGCCAACCAGCCATTGACATTTATGCTGAAATAA
- a CDS encoding sialate O-acetylesterase, with product MKLKTLFTLILLLTSSVCIQAQVRLPKVLGSNMVLQREKPVPVWGWAAPGESVTVSFSGQQKTTKTDIAGNWKVMLSPLKASDKPQVLTITASNTITLSNILVGEVWLCSGQSNMEYPMKLKSNYAKPKKGVDSSALELTKTYPNIRIFKVEKVLSTPDVTTTGWNECGGTALEQFSAAGFYFAKSIQAELNIPIGVISSSWGGSRIEPWTPSEAYEVLPAFAAERDKTPFMVDKVVPGMNYKSMIQPLAPFAIRGFLWYQGESNCLINDGIRYADKMQALIDGWRKQWGNNKLPFYSVLIAPYYYSKYKNDILHMPETLPELWEGQTQALKIPHTGMAVVTDLVDTLTDIHPSYKWEVGRRLALLSMANDYNKKVVCSGPVFKSMKVKNDKAILSFIYSDGLKTIDSKPLNWFTIAGKDGKFVPATAKIQGNKIIVSAPEITKPTTVRFAWNEAAMPNLYNGAGLPAAPFRTDAADWNYKN from the coding sequence ATGAAATTAAAAACATTATTCACTCTTATTCTTCTTTTGACTTCTTCTGTTTGTATTCAAGCACAAGTCAGACTCCCAAAAGTATTGGGAAGTAATATGGTATTACAACGCGAAAAGCCGGTGCCTGTATGGGGATGGGCTGCTCCCGGCGAAAGTGTTACTGTATCTTTTTCGGGCCAGCAAAAAACGACGAAAACCGATATAGCTGGAAATTGGAAAGTAATGTTATCTCCTTTAAAAGCTTCGGATAAGCCCCAGGTATTGACAATAACTGCCAGCAATACCATTACGCTTTCAAATATTCTTGTGGGTGAAGTATGGTTATGTTCAGGACAGTCGAATATGGAATATCCGATGAAGTTGAAGTCCAATTATGCAAAGCCTAAGAAAGGCGTGGACAGTTCCGCCCTGGAGTTAACCAAAACTTATCCCAATATTCGCATATTTAAAGTAGAAAAAGTACTAAGTACTCCTGACGTAACAACTACCGGCTGGAATGAATGCGGTGGTACGGCCTTAGAGCAGTTTTCAGCGGCTGGTTTTTATTTCGCAAAATCTATTCAGGCAGAGCTGAACATACCAATTGGTGTCATTTCATCATCATGGGGTGGCAGCCGCATTGAGCCGTGGACACCTTCTGAGGCTTATGAAGTTTTACCCGCATTTGCAGCAGAGCGCGATAAGACGCCTTTTATGGTTGATAAGGTTGTTCCTGGAATGAATTATAAAAGCATGATACAGCCTTTAGCCCCCTTTGCAATACGTGGCTTTCTATGGTACCAGGGCGAGTCAAATTGCCTGATCAATGATGGAATACGTTATGCCGATAAAATGCAGGCTTTGATTGATGGTTGGCGCAAGCAATGGGGAAATAACAAACTCCCTTTCTATTCAGTATTGATTGCTCCTTACTATTATTCCAAATACAAAAATGACATACTGCACATGCCGGAAACACTTCCAGAGCTTTGGGAAGGACAGACACAAGCGTTAAAGATACCACATACAGGGATGGCTGTTGTGACTGACCTGGTGGATACCCTTACTGATATTCACCCATCTTATAAATGGGAAGTGGGCAGGAGGCTTGCTTTACTTTCAATGGCTAATGATTATAATAAAAAGGTGGTATGCAGTGGACCTGTTTTTAAGAGCATGAAGGTGAAAAATGATAAAGCCATCTTGTCCTTCATTTATTCAGATGGATTAAAAACTATTGATAGTAAGCCTTTAAACTGGTTTACCATAGCTGGAAAGGATGGCAAATTTGTACCTGCAACAGCTAAAATTCAGGGTAATAAGATTATTGTTTCTGCTCCTGAAATTACCAAGCCTACCACAGTGCGTTTTGCATGGAACGAAGCAGCTATGCCAAATCTGTATAACGGAGCAGGACTTCCTGCAGCTCCTTTTCGTACAGATGCCGCTGATTGGAATTATAAAAATTAA
- a CDS encoding phytanoyl-CoA dioxygenase family protein: protein MKNNETTSIDLSNFSNPIANIFEQPKCAAEWEQYVLTEEQIRSFHENGYLSGIKILSEEQVDRLNEELTKLQSVTGEEKQLFYYYESNESEDPNKVLFHAIGAWRITPGFHDLIWSPAYRMAAYQLMGQSFRLFHDQLFCKPAKHGGVVAWHQDFSYWTFTKPMQHLTCWIGLDDASVENGCLYYVPGSHKWGLLPITGLAGDMDSVKQVLTEDQCVAFEKKVANELPKGYASFHHPLTMHGSYANYSERSRRAIVINAMGHETMGNTAGYERMDALSSFPPMEQDLVLNSQFFPLLFDDKDPEIKDLLSSIPVLKNGSIVNASHSVELK from the coding sequence ATGAAAAATAATGAAACCACTTCTATTGACCTGTCAAATTTCAGCAACCCGATTGCCAATATATTTGAACAGCCGAAATGCGCCGCTGAATGGGAACAATATGTCTTAACAGAGGAACAAATTCGTTCATTTCACGAAAACGGCTATCTCTCGGGTATTAAGATATTAAGCGAGGAACAGGTAGATCGGCTGAATGAAGAATTGACAAAGCTGCAATCCGTAACGGGCGAAGAAAAACAATTGTTTTATTATTATGAGAGCAACGAATCGGAAGACCCCAATAAAGTGCTTTTTCATGCAATTGGAGCATGGCGTATTACACCAGGCTTTCATGACCTTATTTGGTCTCCAGCCTATCGCATGGCGGCATACCAGCTAATGGGACAATCGTTCAGGCTTTTTCACGATCAGTTATTTTGTAAGCCAGCCAAGCATGGTGGCGTGGTGGCATGGCACCAGGACTTTTCTTACTGGACTTTTACCAAACCGATGCAACACCTTACCTGCTGGATCGGCCTGGATGATGCCAGTGTAGAAAATGGTTGCCTTTACTATGTTCCGGGGAGTCACAAATGGGGTTTACTGCCAATCACAGGTCTTGCCGGCGATATGGATTCAGTTAAGCAGGTTCTGACCGAAGATCAATGTGTTGCATTTGAAAAGAAAGTGGCCAATGAACTGCCTAAGGGTTATGCAAGTTTTCATCATCCGCTGACAATGCACGGCTCCTATGCCAATTATTCTGAAAGATCTCGCAGAGCCATAGTTATTAATGCAATGGGACATGAAACGATGGGCAACACGGCAGGATATGAACGAATGGACGCTTTATCCAGCTTTCCGCCTATGGAACAAGATTTGGTGCTTAACAGCCAGTTTTTCCCTTTATTGTTCGATGATAAAGATCCCGAAATCAAAGACCTTTTAAGTAGTATTCCAGTTCTTAAAAATGGTTCCATAGTGAATGCATCACATTCAGTGGAGCTTAAATAG
- a CDS encoding sugar porter family MFS transporter, with protein MNTSTKNTVAFEIDEATMPGKASTKSNMWFIMLVSGVAALGGLLFGFDTAIISGAIPYIKDYFVMDEYILGWSVSSILVGCAIGAMFAGYFADKYGRRLILIVCALLFAVSGIGAGISHQLFVFILFRLIGGLGVGAAAMVSPMYIAEMSPAKWRGRLVACYQMAIVIGILVAYFANYVFDGMGDNSWRWMFASQAAPSLLFFLLLLLVPETPRWLIMKGKKAAATAILEKISETESIEKEVAEIENSFHAKHSVSIKQLFIKTYRPVVLIGIIVAVFQQVTGINSIIYYAPVIFKETGISSSSSLLQTIAIGVVNIISTFIAIGLVDKVGRKKLLLIGSVLMGVSLVAVGLCFRYSYFDHYIVLIFMLLYVASFGATMGAVVWVYISEIFPNLIRSLALSVATLSLWLADFAVTLSFPVMTKHLGVAYTMFTYAVFCALAFVYMFYNVKETKSKSLEEIETLFIS; from the coding sequence TTGAATACCTCAACCAAAAATACCGTTGCCTTCGAAATTGATGAGGCAACGATGCCAGGCAAAGCAAGCACCAAGTCCAATATGTGGTTCATTATGCTTGTTAGTGGCGTAGCTGCATTAGGTGGACTATTGTTTGGGTTTGATACAGCCATCATTTCCGGCGCGATCCCTTATATAAAAGACTACTTTGTCATGGATGAATACATATTAGGGTGGTCGGTAAGTTCCATTCTGGTAGGATGTGCTATAGGGGCAATGTTTGCCGGATATTTCGCCGACAAATATGGAAGACGACTCATCCTGATTGTGTGTGCTTTACTGTTTGCGGTTTCAGGTATAGGAGCAGGAATTTCACATCAGTTATTTGTGTTTATCCTGTTTCGTCTGATTGGCGGCTTGGGAGTAGGTGCAGCAGCTATGGTGTCACCCATGTACATTGCGGAAATGTCGCCGGCAAAATGGCGGGGAAGGCTCGTTGCCTGTTACCAAATGGCTATTGTGATCGGGATCCTTGTGGCCTACTTTGCCAACTATGTTTTCGATGGAATGGGTGATAATAGCTGGAGATGGATGTTTGCTTCGCAGGCAGCACCGTCATTATTGTTTTTTCTGTTGTTGCTATTGGTGCCTGAAACGCCCAGATGGCTTATCATGAAAGGAAAGAAGGCTGCCGCAACAGCCATTCTTGAAAAGATTTCGGAGACTGAATCAATCGAAAAAGAGGTGGCCGAAATTGAAAACAGTTTTCACGCTAAGCATAGTGTTTCCATCAAACAGCTGTTCATCAAAACCTATAGACCAGTTGTATTGATCGGAATAATAGTGGCTGTATTTCAGCAGGTAACGGGTATCAATTCGATCATATACTATGCGCCTGTTATTTTTAAGGAGACAGGTATTAGTAGCTCCTCGTCCCTATTACAAACCATTGCGATCGGTGTCGTTAATATCATATCAACTTTTATAGCTATTGGATTGGTAGATAAAGTGGGCAGGAAGAAACTGCTGTTAATAGGCAGCGTGTTGATGGGAGTCTCATTGGTAGCAGTGGGGCTTTGTTTTCGCTACAGTTATTTTGATCATTATATCGTACTCATCTTCATGTTGCTATATGTTGCTTCGTTCGGGGCTACAATGGGCGCAGTGGTTTGGGTATATATCTCCGAAATTTTTCCTAACCTTATTCGCAGCCTGGCATTATCAGTGGCAACATTATCCTTGTGGCTGGCCGACTTTGCCGTAACCCTTAGCTTCCCGGTAATGACAAAACATTTAGGTGTGGCTTACACCATGTTTACTTATGCTGTATTCTGTGCTTTGGCCTTTGTTTATATGTTCTATAATGTGAAGGAAACCAAAAGTAAATCATTGGAAGAAATTGAGACGTTATTCATCTCATAA
- a CDS encoding phytanoyl-CoA dioxygenase family protein — protein MNREHSYIKNGSISKENIAFYAEYGYLVASDLLSPFETEELKKETAAIFRGNRGDVDGLLPVDEHEMDAEVLKKYVAIHFPHKISPVIYKYLFHQKIISVLVNVISPNVKCMQSMLFVKGPGKAGQAWHQDEFYIPTRDQSLTGVWIAIDDASIENGCLWIIPGRPGHMMRRVKNDSNEYADVDTIDVSPYSSDQVIPVEVKKGSVVFFNGYTLHSSRRNKTSDCFRTALVNHYMSAESMLPWDQDGKLPSTEDLRDIVMVAGDDPYAWKGLEDANKPYLRPEVLQIKTEL, from the coding sequence ATGAACAGAGAACATTCTTATATAAAAAACGGAAGTATCAGTAAAGAAAACATCGCTTTCTATGCTGAATATGGATACCTGGTTGCATCTGATCTTTTGTCGCCTTTTGAAACTGAAGAGTTAAAAAAGGAAACTGCAGCTATTTTCCGTGGAAATCGCGGTGATGTAGATGGTCTGCTGCCTGTTGACGAGCATGAAATGGATGCCGAAGTATTGAAAAAATATGTGGCCATTCATTTTCCACATAAGATTTCCCCGGTGATTTATAAGTATTTGTTTCACCAAAAGATCATTAGTGTATTGGTGAATGTTATTAGTCCCAATGTGAAGTGCATGCAATCCATGTTGTTTGTGAAGGGACCTGGCAAAGCGGGGCAGGCATGGCACCAGGATGAGTTTTATATTCCTACTCGCGACCAATCACTTACCGGCGTTTGGATCGCTATTGACGACGCTTCCATCGAAAATGGTTGTCTCTGGATCATTCCAGGTCGGCCCGGGCATATGATGAGGAGAGTGAAGAATGATTCCAATGAATATGCTGATGTGGATACCATTGATGTATCTCCTTACAGTTCTGATCAGGTGATTCCGGTAGAAGTCAAAAAAGGTTCGGTAGTATTCTTTAATGGATATACCCTGCACAGCTCACGTCGTAATAAAACAAGTGATTGTTTCCGCACCGCCTTGGTCAATCATTATATGAGTGCCGAGTCAATGTTGCCTTGGGATCAGGATGGAAAGTTACCGTCTACCGAAGATTTGCGAGACATTGTGATGGTAGCCGGAGACGATCCTTATGCCTGGAAAGGATTAGAAGATGCCAATAAGCCTTATTTACGCCCTGAAGTATTACAAATTAAAACCGAATTATAA
- a CDS encoding sugar phosphate isomerase/epimerase family protein yields the protein MEIQFYCPRWGSEALSWAAFGQKVSEAGYDGFEYGMAHNASEQEMHQVLSVAEKNKLKIIVQHYDTVEAEFSKHIELYSAWLEKVKSFPCVKINSQTGRDFFNMEQNSALIATATLFTRQTGVNVVHETHRNKFSFAAHTTKEYLHKIPDLKLTLDASHWVCVAESFLEDQAETMELAIQRTEHIHARVGYLCGPQIPDPRMPEWQHALNAHLSWWDKVVERKKKENTLLTIAPEFGPYPYMVHLPANSSPICNQWDVNVHMMELLRNRYN from the coding sequence ATGGAGATTCAATTTTATTGCCCCCGTTGGGGAAGTGAAGCCTTAAGTTGGGCAGCTTTTGGTCAAAAAGTAAGTGAGGCCGGTTATGACGGCTTTGAATATGGCATGGCTCATAATGCCAGCGAACAAGAAATGCACCAAGTTCTAAGCGTCGCCGAAAAAAATAAGCTGAAGATTATTGTACAACACTACGATACTGTCGAAGCGGAATTTTCAAAACATATCGAACTATATAGTGCCTGGCTTGAAAAAGTAAAGTCTTTTCCGTGCGTAAAGATTAATTCCCAGACCGGTCGCGACTTTTTTAACATGGAGCAGAATAGCGCTCTGATAGCGACTGCAACACTGTTTACTCGTCAAACAGGGGTGAATGTAGTGCATGAAACCCATCGTAATAAATTCTCCTTTGCGGCTCATACAACCAAAGAATATCTCCACAAAATACCGGATCTGAAGCTTACACTCGACGCATCACATTGGGTATGTGTGGCAGAATCATTCTTAGAAGATCAGGCTGAAACAATGGAGCTGGCTATTCAGCGTACCGAGCATATCCATGCAAGAGTAGGTTATCTTTGTGGACCGCAGATTCCGGATCCGCGCATGCCCGAATGGCAGCATGCATTGAATGCGCATCTGAGCTGGTGGGATAAGGTGGTTGAAAGAAAGAAAAAAGAAAACACTTTATTAACGATCGCACCGGAGTTTGGTCCATATCCTTATATGGTGCACCTGCCGGCTAATTCATCGCCCATCTGCAATCAATGGGATGTGAATGTTCATATGATGGAATTGTTGAGAAACCGATACAACTAA